The Arthrobacter oryzae DNA window CACCTGCTGGCCTCGCTGTGGCACGCGGCCCCCGGGCCCAAGGCGTTCGGCACCTTCGTGGAGTACACCAACCTGGTAGGCGCCCTCTCCTTCCGCAAGACCGTTGAGGCGCTGAGCAACTACAAGCTCGTGTGCATCGACGAGTTCGAACTCGACGATCCGGGCGACACGGTGCTGATGTCCCGGCTGATGCGGGAACTGGCGGACGCCGGGGTCAAGCTGGCCGCCACCTCCAATACCCTCCCCGGTTCACTGGGAGACGGACGGTTCGCGGCGGTCGACTTCCAGCGGGAGATCCAGGTGCTGGCAGACCAGTTCGACGTGGTGAGGATCGACGGCGAGGACTTCCGCCACCGCGGACTCCCGGCAGCGCCGGCTCCGTTGAAGAACGACGAGCTGACGCACCACATGCAGGCGGAATTCCACGGCAAGACGGTGGCCCGGGACGATTTCAAGACCCTTATCAACCATCTCGCGGGCGTCCACCCCAGCCGGTACCGGCAACTCCTGGCCGGCATCGAAGGCGTGGTGTGGCGTGATGTTGAAACCATCACGGAGCAGGCAGTGGCCCTCCGGTTCGTCGTGCTGGCGGACCGGCTGTACGACAAGGACGTGCCCATCCTCGCCAGCGGCGTTCCGTTCGATCAGCTCTTCACCGAAGAAATGATGAACGGCGGTTACACCAAGAAGTACTACCGGGCGGTGTCCCGGCTGACGGCGCTGGCCCGCGAAGGGCAGAACCACGAACC harbors:
- the zapE gene encoding cell division protein ZapE; translated protein: MVQIEQLSARTPSVSVDELLKGFYPSPRFGEVSFGSYRPDPSQPSQAGAVTALESFATGVGANGSSGLFRKLFAKKDNSRAGIYLDGGFGVGKTHLLASLWHAAPGPKAFGTFVEYTNLVGALSFRKTVEALSNYKLVCIDEFELDDPGDTVLMSRLMRELADAGVKLAATSNTLPGSLGDGRFAAVDFQREIQVLADQFDVVRIDGEDFRHRGLPAAPAPLKNDELTHHMQAEFHGKTVARDDFKTLINHLAGVHPSRYRQLLAGIEGVVWRDVETITEQAVALRFVVLADRLYDKDVPILASGVPFDQLFTEEMMNGGYTKKYYRAVSRLTALAREGQNHEPS